A single genomic interval of Helianthus annuus cultivar XRQ/B chromosome 6, HanXRQr2.0-SUNRISE, whole genome shotgun sequence harbors:
- the LOC110944701 gene encoding protein MIZU-KUSSEI 1, whose protein sequence is MVICTLFGHRHGHVWFAVQDNHLNPTILLQLSIPTHTLLQQLNSGLVRLALECHTPPDSDLRSCPLRSIPMWTLYCNGRKVGFAVGKKVTEPVRVMLKSVQSSTVGAGVIPSFGFGVDSGVDQAEGGELIYMRGYYEWIVGGPDSESFHLVDLDGCLGQGQGQDLSIFLMRTRGPFF, encoded by the coding sequence ATGGTAATCTGCACCCTCTTCGGCCACCGTCACGGCCACGTCTGGTTCGCCGTCCAAGACAACCATCTCAACCCCACCATTCTCCTCCAACTATCCATCCCAACCCACACATTACTCCAACAACTCAACTCCGGTCTAGTCCGGCTAGCCCTTGAGTGCCACACCCCACCGGACTCCGATCTCCGGTCATGTCCTCTCCGGTCAATACCCATGTGGACTTTATACTGCAACGGCCGGAAAGTGGGCTTTGCTGTTGGGAAAAAGGTGACAGAACCGGTTCGGGTTATGTTGAAGTCGGTTCAGTCGAGTACGGTGGGTGCAGGGGTAATTCCGTCATTTGGGTTTGGGGTTGACTCCGGCGTTGACCAGGCTGAGGGTGGTGAGTTGATATATATGAGGGGTTACTATGAGTGGATTGTGGGTGGGCCGGATTCGGAGTCTTTTCATTTGGTTGACCTGGATGGGTGTTTGGGTCAGGGTCAGGGTCAAGATTTGAGTATTTTCTTGATGAGGACACGTGGCCCCTTTTTTTGA
- the LOC110865385 gene encoding mitochondrial substrate carrier family protein B, translating into MSGHAGVVDGSTAVKFLQKQQPVPTAAASPSSQPRHPQSAELGTVSQLLAGGIAGAFSKTCTAPLARLTILFQVQGMHSEGALLSSPCIWNEASRIVNEEGLRAFWKGNLVTIVHRLPYTAVNFYAYEQYKKLLKSIPSIEYNTGTAAADACVHFVGGGMAGITAATATYPLDLIRTRLAAQRSTIYYNGMWHALGTICRDEGVFGLYKGLGATLLGVGPSIAISFSVYETLRSYWKSHRPNDSTVMVSLTCGSLSGIASSTATFPLDLVRRRKQLEGVGGRARVYNSGLLGTLGHIMRTEGLRGLYRGILPEYYKVVPGVGIVFMTYETLKKLLSKPPSY; encoded by the exons ATGTCTGGTCATGCAGGAGTCGTTGACGGCAGCACCGCCGTGAAGTTTCTGCAAAAGCAGCAGCCGGTACCGACGGCGGCGGCATCGCCGTCTTCTCAGCCACGTCATCCACAGTCTGCGGAGTTAGGTACGGTATCACAGCTTCTCGCCGGAGGTATTGCCGGAGCTTTTAGTAAAACATGTACGGCTCCTCTAGCACGTCTCACTATTCTTTTTCAG GTGCAAGGTATGCATTCTGAGGGGGCGCTACTGAGCAGCCCTTGTATATGGAACGAGGCATCACGTATTGTTAACGAAGAGGGTCTTAGAGCTTTTTGGAAAGGAAATCTGGTTACTATTGTCCATCGCCTTCCTTATACAGCAGTTAACTTCTACGCCTATGAGCAGTACAAAAAA TTGCTAAAGTCAATCCCAAGTATAGAATACAACACTGGAACTGCAGCTGCAGATGCTTGTGTGCACTTTGTAGGCGGTGGAATGGCGGGAATAACAGCGGCTACTGCCACATACCCTTTAGATCTCATCAGGACGCGTCTTGCAGCACAG AGAAGCACAATATACTACAATGGAATGTGGCATGCGTTGGGTACAATTTGTAGAGATGAGGGTGTTTTTGGCTTGTATAAGGGACTTGGAGCAACCTTATTG GGTGTTGGACCAAGTATAGCTATTAGCTTTTCTGTTTATGAAACCTTGCGGTCATATTGGAAATCTCATAGGCCGAATGATTCCACTGTGATGGTCAGTCTCACCTGTGGCAGTCTTTCTGGCATCGCTTCATCAACAG CCACATTTCCTTTGGATCTTGTGAGGCGGCGGAAACAGTTGGAAGGAGTGGGTGGCCGTGCACGTGTTTACAACAGTGGCTTACTTGGGACACTCGGGCACATCATGCGAACTGAAGGGTTACGTGGTCTCTATAGAGGGATTCTTCCAGAATATTACAAAGTTGTCCCCGGTGTAGGAATCGTTTTCATGACATATGAGACATTGAAGAAGCTTCTATCTAAACCACCTTCTTACTAA
- the LOC110865384 gene encoding protein NRT1/ PTR FAMILY 5.6, which yields MEHLEKGQIEVDEQKWVYDSSVDHRGRTPLRASTGAWKASSFIIVIEFAERLSYFGIATSLIIYLTKVLHQDVKTSAKSANQWIGVTTLMPLFGGFLADAYLGRFYTVLLSSVIYLMGLLLLMMSSMIPNLKPCASNGICLEPRKIHEIVFFVAIYLVSVGTGGHKPSLESFGADQFDDDHSEERKKKMSFFNYWNAALCAGVLLGVTVIVYVQDQVGWGQADMILAIVMACSIVIFIIGRPFYRYQKPGSPLKPMVQVCVAAFAKRNLPYPSNPDELHEVSKSEKVQERLLCHTETFKFLDKAAIIDEQDYSDDKQHNPWRLSTVTRVEEMKLLLNMIPIWLTSLPFGICVAQTTTFFIKQGALMNREITQSFILPPASIFSLTACGMILSVTVYDRILVPLSRRITRTERGITILQRIGIGMVFSVTTMIISAIVEKKRLTVVQNSSLHNSATMSVFWLAPQFIIIGIADGFTLVGLQEYFYDQVPDSLRSLGIALYLSVIGAANFLSSFLITIVDHVTTKVSGTSWFGKNLNSSRLDHFYLLLAVITASNLCVYVFLTSRYSYKNVQRKTQVAVADCYQAEDHSTRG from the exons ATGGAGCATCTTGAAAAGGGTCAAATAGAAGTTGATGAACAAAAATGGGTTTATGATTCTTCGGTTGATCATAGAGGTCGAACACCTCTTCGCGCTTCCACCGGGGCGTGGAAAGCGTCCTCGTTTATCATCG TAATTGAGTTTGCGGAGAGGTTAAGTTACTTCGGAATAGCAACAAGTTTAATCATATATCTTACAAAAGTTCTCCATCAAGACGTGAAGACATCGGCTAAGAGTGCTAACCAATGGATCGGTGTAACAACTCTAATGCCCCTTTTTGGAGGCTTTCTAGCCGATGCATACTTGGGACGTTTCTACACTGTTCTTTTATCGTCAGTTATCTATCTAATG GGTTTGCTTCTTCTGATGATGTCTAGCATGATTCCGAACTTAAAACCGTGTGCGAGTAATGGGATTTGTTTAGAACCAAGGAAGATTCACGAAATAGTGTTCTTTGTTGCAATATATTTAGTATCTGTGGGCACGGGTGGCCACAAACCGTCTTTAGAAAGTTTTGGAGCCGATCAGTTTGATGATGATCACTCAGAAGAACGCAAAAAAAAGATGTCGTTCTTTAACTACTGGAACGCAGCCCTTTGTGCTGGAGTTTTGCTCGGTGTAACTGTCATAGTCTATGTGCAAGATCAAGTAGGTTGGGGTCAAGCAGATATGATTCTCGCCATTGTCATGGCTTGTTCAATTGTGATCTTCATCATCGGTAGGCCATTTTATCGATATCAAAAGCCGGGAAGCCCATTAAAGCCAATGGTTCAAGTTTGTGTTGCAGCCTTTGCCAAGAGAAATCTACCTTACCCTTCTAACCCAGATGAGTTGCATGAGGTGTCCAAATCAGAAAAGGTTCAAGAAAGGCTACTTTGCCACACAGAAACCTTCAA GTTTCTTGATAAAGCCGCGATAATAGACGAACAAGATTACTCCGACGACAAACAGCACAATCCATGGAGACTATCGACCGTAACAAGGGTAGAGGAAATGAAGCTACTTTTGAACATGATCCCAATTTGGCTAACTTCACTACCATTCGGTATATGTGTAGCACAAACCACAACATTCTTCATCAAACAAGGCGCATTAATGAATCGTGAGATCACACAATCATTCATCCTCCCACCAGCCTCAATCTTTAGCCTAACTGCCTGCGGAATGATCCTTTCGGTAACAGTTTATGATAGAATCCTAGTCCCCTTATCAAGAAGAATAACCCGAACCGAAAGAGGGATCACTATTCTTCAAAGAATAGGAATTGGAATGGTGTTCTCCGTCACAACAATGATCATTTCCGCCATTGTTGAAAAGAAGCGGCTAACGGTTGTGCAAAACAGTTCTTTACATAACTCGGCCACAATGAGCGTGTTCTGGTTAGCACCACAGTTCATAATTATTGGAATTGCAGATGGGTTCACTTTGGTTGGACTTCAAGAATACTTCTATGATCAAGTCCCTGATTCATTGAGAAGCTTAGGAATTGCATTGTACCTAAGCGTGATCGGGGCTGCAAACTTCTTGAGTAGTTTCTTGATCACGATTGTTGATCACGTGACTACGAAAGTATCAGGAACGAGCTGGTTTGGAAAAAATTTGAACAGCAGCCGTCTTGACCACTTCTATCTACTCCTGGCTGTGATCACTGCGTCGAAtttgtgtgtgtatgtgtttttAACTAGTCGGTACTCGTATAAGAATGTGCAGAGGAAGACTCAGGTGGCCGTGGCCGATTGCTACCAAGCTGAAGACCATAGCACAAGAGGTTGA